A window from Variovorax sp. PBL-E5 encodes these proteins:
- the puuE gene encoding allantoinase PuuE has product MSSYDTTLSYPRDLVGYGRNPPHAQWPGRARIAVQFVLNYEEGSENCVLHGDAGSEQFLSEMFNPASFPDRHISMEGIYEYGSRAGVWRILREFEKRGLPLTVFGVGMALERYPEIAVAFKELGHEIACHGWRWIHYQNLDEATEREHMRLGMEAIERTTGERALGWYTGRDSPRTRRLVADYGGFEYDSDYYGDDLPFWMKVRKTDGEVVPQLIVPYTLDCNDMRFALPQGYSHADPFFQYMKDSFDALYAEGDEAPKMMSIGMHCRLLGRPGRITALQRFLDHIAAHDRVWVCRRLDIARHWKTQHPYVATHGD; this is encoded by the coding sequence ATGAGCAGCTACGACACCACCCTGTCCTATCCGCGCGACCTGGTCGGCTACGGCCGCAACCCGCCGCATGCGCAATGGCCCGGCCGGGCGCGCATCGCAGTGCAGTTCGTTCTCAACTACGAGGAAGGCAGCGAGAACTGCGTGCTGCACGGCGACGCGGGCTCCGAGCAATTCCTCTCCGAGATGTTCAATCCCGCGAGCTTCCCGGACCGCCACATCAGCATGGAAGGGATCTACGAGTACGGCTCGCGCGCGGGCGTCTGGCGCATCCTGCGCGAGTTCGAGAAGCGCGGCCTGCCGCTGACGGTGTTCGGCGTCGGCATGGCGCTGGAGCGCTATCCCGAGATCGCGGTCGCCTTCAAGGAACTCGGCCACGAGATCGCCTGCCACGGCTGGCGATGGATCCATTACCAGAACCTCGACGAGGCCACCGAACGCGAGCACATGCGCCTGGGCATGGAAGCCATCGAGCGCACCACCGGCGAGCGCGCCCTCGGCTGGTACACCGGCCGCGACAGCCCGCGCACACGCCGCCTGGTGGCCGACTACGGCGGCTTCGAATACGACAGCGACTACTACGGCGACGACCTGCCCTTCTGGATGAAGGTGCGCAAGACCGACGGCGAGGTCGTGCCGCAGCTGATCGTTCCCTACACGCTCGATTGCAACGACATGCGCTTCGCGCTGCCGCAGGGCTATTCGCACGCCGACCCGTTCTTCCAGTACATGAAGGACAGCTTCGACGCGCTCTATGCCGAAGGCGACGAGGCGCCCAAGATGATGAGCATCGGCATGCACTGCCGCCTGCTCGGACGGCCCGGGCGCATCACGGCGCTGCAGCGCTTCCTGGACCACATTGCCGCGCACGACCGCGTCTGGGTCTGCCGCCGGCTCGACATCGCGCGGCACTGGAAGACACAGCATCCCTACGTCGCGACCCACGGAGACTGA
- a CDS encoding GntR family transcriptional regulator — MKNMDSTTTRAIVDALTKAIVEHRLQPGSKLAEQKLADHFGVSRTLVRQALFQLSQNKLIRLEPARGAFVAAPAVDEARQVFAVRRMLEAEMTRAFVRSVTPAKIKALKEHVALEKAAVSGEDISGRTELLGDFHVRMAELMGNTVLAQILGELISRCALITLMYQSATAAEHSNDEHADIVKALAARDEERAVKLMTDHLMNVEANLTFDRKVPTHDISLALA, encoded by the coding sequence ATGAAAAACATGGACTCGACCACCACCCGCGCGATCGTCGACGCGCTGACCAAAGCCATTGTGGAGCACCGCCTGCAGCCCGGCAGCAAGCTGGCCGAGCAGAAGCTGGCCGACCACTTCGGCGTCTCCCGCACGCTGGTGCGGCAGGCCCTTTTCCAGCTGTCGCAGAACAAGCTGATCCGGCTCGAACCCGCGCGCGGCGCCTTCGTCGCGGCGCCCGCGGTCGACGAGGCCCGGCAGGTGTTCGCGGTGCGCCGCATGCTGGAGGCCGAGATGACGCGCGCCTTCGTGCGCAGCGTGACGCCGGCCAAGATCAAGGCGCTGAAGGAGCATGTCGCGCTCGAGAAAGCCGCCGTGTCCGGCGAGGACATCTCCGGCCGCACCGAGCTGCTCGGCGACTTCCACGTGCGCATGGCCGAGCTGATGGGCAACACCGTGCTGGCCCAGATCCTCGGCGAGCTGATCTCGCGCTGCGCGCTCATTACGCTGATGTACCAGAGCGCCACGGCCGCCGAGCATTCGAACGACGAGCATGCCGACATCGTGAAGGCGCTCGCCGCCCGCGACGAGGAGCGCGCCGTCAAGCTCATGACCGATCACCTGATGAACGTCGAGGCCAACCTCACCTTCGACCGCAAAGTCCCGACCCACGACATCTCCCTTGCACTGGCCTGA
- a CDS encoding glycerate kinase type-2 family protein, with product MSASRTAPNPRTAPREFLEHLYRVAVERALPLASMGPYLPKPPKGRTLVFGAGKAGGSMAQALEALWPADAPLSGLVVTRYGHIPPRPEGLAQRIELVEAAHPVPDAAGEKAAARILALTEGLTADDLVLCLISGGGSSVLTLPAEGLTLEDKQRVNQQLLESGAGIGEMNCVRKHLSRIKGGRLAAACAPAQVVTLTISDVPGDDPAIIASGPTVPDASTCADALAILGRYRIEVPVAVRAQLESGALETPKPADVVFKGHATHLIATPQQSLEAAAAAARAAGLEAHILSDEMEGESREVGKVHAALARAVALRGEPFAKPCVILSGGETTVTIRPRQPGQPKGRGGRAGEFCMGLAGALMGQPGVWALAADTDGIDGVEDNAGAFVTPDTLARAEAAGCKLAAHLDRNDAYGYFDAIGDLLVTGPTHTNVNDFRALLIL from the coding sequence ATGAGCGCATCACGCACCGCACCCAACCCCCGCACCGCCCCGCGCGAATTCCTCGAACACCTCTACCGCGTCGCCGTCGAGCGCGCGCTGCCTCTGGCCAGCATGGGCCCGTACCTGCCCAAGCCGCCCAAGGGCCGCACGCTGGTGTTCGGCGCCGGCAAGGCCGGCGGCTCGATGGCGCAGGCGCTGGAGGCGCTGTGGCCCGCCGATGCGCCGCTGTCGGGCCTGGTGGTCACGCGCTACGGTCACATCCCGCCGCGGCCCGAAGGTCTGGCGCAGCGCATCGAACTCGTCGAGGCCGCGCATCCGGTGCCCGACGCAGCTGGCGAGAAGGCCGCCGCGCGCATCCTCGCACTGACCGAAGGCCTCACGGCCGACGACCTCGTGCTGTGCCTGATCTCGGGCGGCGGCTCGTCGGTGCTCACGCTGCCGGCCGAGGGCCTGACGCTGGAGGACAAGCAGCGCGTCAACCAGCAACTGCTCGAATCGGGCGCGGGCATCGGCGAGATGAACTGCGTGCGCAAGCACTTGTCGCGCATCAAGGGCGGCCGTCTCGCCGCCGCCTGCGCGCCGGCGCAGGTGGTCACGCTCACCATCAGCGACGTGCCGGGCGACGACCCGGCCATCATCGCGAGCGGTCCCACCGTGCCCGATGCCAGCACCTGTGCCGACGCGCTGGCCATCCTGGGCCGCTACCGCATCGAGGTGCCGGTGGCCGTGCGCGCGCAACTCGAAAGCGGCGCGCTCGAAACGCCGAAGCCGGCCGACGTGGTGTTCAAGGGCCATGCCACGCACCTGATCGCGACGCCGCAGCAATCGCTCGAAGCCGCGGCCGCGGCCGCGCGCGCGGCCGGCCTCGAAGCGCACATCCTGAGCGACGAGATGGAAGGCGAGTCGCGCGAGGTCGGCAAGGTGCATGCCGCGCTCGCGCGTGCCGTGGCGCTGCGCGGCGAGCCTTTCGCGAAGCCCTGCGTGATCCTTTCGGGCGGCGAGACCACGGTCACGATCCGTCCTCGCCAGCCGGGCCAGCCCAAGGGCCGCGGCGGCCGGGCCGGCGAGTTCTGCATGGGCCTGGCGGGCGCGCTGATGGGCCAGCCCGGCGTCTGGGCATTGGCCGCCGACACCGACGGCATCGACGGCGTCGAGGACAACGCCGGCGCCTTCGTCACGCCCGACACGCTCGCGCGCGCCGAAGCCGCGGGCTGCAAGCTGGCCGCGCACCTCGATCGCAACGATGCCTACGGTTACTTCGATGCGATCGGCGATCTGCTGGTCACAGGGCCGACGCATACCAACGTGAACGACTTCCGGGCGCTCCTGATTCTTTGA
- the xdhC gene encoding xanthine dehydrogenase accessory protein XdhC, which translates to MSGAVDELLARLKRESGVLVRVESTQGSAPREAGTWMVVWADGLTATIGGGQLEFQATDEARAWLAGGPPIEGVQRYPLGPSLGQCCGGVVFLSFRRISAADAKALQTELLAHLEPIALFGGGHVGAALARLLSTLPFSVRWIDSRDGVFPDDLPAQIETEHSDPVQDAVAQLAPGSRVLIMSFSHAEDLDIVIACLKRLRARGDLPYVGLIGSKTKWATFRHRLEARGFTAEEMARITCPIGVPGITGKEPEVIAVAVAAQLLQQ; encoded by the coding sequence ATGAGCGGCGCGGTCGACGAACTGCTCGCGCGCCTGAAGCGCGAGAGCGGCGTGCTGGTGCGTGTCGAGTCGACCCAGGGCTCCGCGCCGCGCGAGGCCGGCACCTGGATGGTGGTGTGGGCCGATGGGCTCACGGCCACCATCGGCGGCGGACAGCTCGAATTCCAGGCCACCGATGAAGCACGCGCCTGGCTTGCCGGTGGGCCGCCCATCGAAGGCGTGCAGCGCTATCCGCTCGGCCCGAGCCTGGGCCAGTGCTGCGGCGGTGTCGTGTTCCTCTCGTTCCGCCGCATCTCGGCCGCGGACGCGAAGGCGCTGCAGACCGAATTGCTGGCGCACCTCGAACCGATCGCGTTGTTCGGCGGCGGCCACGTGGGTGCGGCGCTCGCGCGGCTGCTGTCGACGCTGCCCTTCTCGGTACGCTGGATCGACAGCCGCGACGGCGTGTTTCCCGACGACCTGCCGGCACAGATCGAGACCGAGCATTCCGATCCCGTGCAGGACGCGGTCGCGCAGCTCGCGCCGGGCTCGCGCGTGCTGATCATGAGCTTCAGCCATGCGGAGGATCTCGACATCGTGATCGCCTGCCTGAAGCGCCTGCGCGCCCGCGGCGACCTGCCTTACGTGGGCCTGATCGGCAGCAAGACCAAGTGGGCGACCTTCCGCCATCGGCTGGAGGCACGCGGTTTCACGGCCGAGGAGATGGCCCGCATCACCTGCCCGATCGGCGTGCCGGGCATCACGGGCAAGGAGCCGGAAGTGATCGCCGTCGCCGTGGCGGCACAGCTGTTGCAGCAATGA
- a CDS encoding urate hydroxylase PuuD, which translates to MESYYLDWANLLLRWVHVITAVAWIGASFYFVMLDNSLEKPEDQESLDKGVGGEQWAVHGGGFYNLQKYTLSPKKLPEHLHWSYWESYSTWLTGFGLFTMSYLWNASTYLIDKSKMDWQPGAAIGVALAFFVVFWIVYDAICQIFGQRKNGDTIVGVLVAVFIAFAAWLACHWFAGRAAFLLVGAMMATTMSGNVFFWIIPGQRKNVAALREGRPVDPIHGQRGKQRSVHNTYFTLPVVFAMLSNHYSFTYTNQYNWIVLLLIMLGGAAIRQFFVVRHRFKLGNARNPIPYALFGIAVLGLTIVWMKPEPAAEPAPGAAVQKVSYGDVQKIFEARCYMCHGAQVQMKNVRLDSPDQVAAHAQAVYQQAVVTKIMPMNNATGITDAERAMIGKWFEAGAPTK; encoded by the coding sequence ATGGAAAGCTACTACCTCGACTGGGCCAATCTGCTGCTGCGCTGGGTCCACGTCATCACCGCTGTCGCCTGGATCGGCGCCTCCTTCTACTTCGTGATGCTGGACAACAGCCTCGAGAAGCCCGAGGACCAGGAGTCGCTGGACAAGGGCGTGGGCGGCGAGCAATGGGCCGTGCACGGCGGCGGCTTCTACAACCTGCAGAAGTACACGCTGTCGCCCAAGAAGCTGCCCGAGCACCTGCACTGGTCGTACTGGGAAAGCTATTCGACCTGGCTCACCGGGTTCGGCCTCTTCACCATGTCGTACCTGTGGAACGCCAGCACCTACCTGATCGACAAGTCGAAGATGGACTGGCAGCCCGGCGCCGCGATCGGCGTGGCGCTCGCCTTCTTCGTCGTGTTCTGGATCGTCTACGACGCCATCTGCCAGATCTTCGGCCAGCGCAAGAACGGCGACACCATCGTCGGCGTGCTGGTCGCCGTCTTCATCGCTTTCGCGGCCTGGCTGGCCTGCCACTGGTTCGCGGGCCGCGCCGCCTTCCTGCTGGTGGGCGCGATGATGGCCACGACCATGAGCGGCAACGTGTTCTTCTGGATCATTCCCGGCCAGCGCAAGAACGTGGCCGCGCTGCGCGAGGGCCGGCCGGTGGATCCGATCCACGGCCAGCGCGGCAAGCAGCGCAGCGTGCACAACACCTACTTCACGCTGCCCGTGGTGTTCGCGATGCTGAGCAACCACTACAGCTTCACCTACACCAACCAGTACAACTGGATCGTGCTGCTGCTGATCATGCTCGGCGGCGCGGCGATCCGGCAGTTCTTCGTGGTGCGGCACCGCTTCAAGCTCGGCAATGCGCGCAACCCGATTCCCTATGCGCTGTTCGGCATCGCCGTGCTCGGGCTCACCATCGTCTGGATGAAGCCCGAACCCGCCGCCGAGCCGGCGCCGGGCGCAGCGGTGCAGAAGGTGTCCTACGGCGACGTGCAGAAGATCTTCGAGGCGCGCTGCTACATGTGCCACGGCGCGCAGGTGCAGATGAAGAACGTGCGCCTCGATTCGCCCGATCAGGTCGCCGCGCATGCGCAGGCCGTGTACCAGCAGGCGGTCGTCACCAAGATCATGCCGATGAACAACGCGACCGGCATCACCGATGCGGAGCGCGCGATGATCGGCAAATGGTTCGAGGCGGGAGCGCCCACCAAGTAA
- the uraH gene encoding hydroxyisourate hydrolase, whose protein sequence is MGLSTHVLDTMHGGPAAGMQVALFTTDGTEEDARATLVRRFTLNADGRSDAPLYDNSTLRAGTYRLVFDVAGYFKARGVQLPEPNFLNRVALDFGVAHTDEHYHVPLLVSPWSYSTYRGS, encoded by the coding sequence ATGGGCCTGAGCACCCACGTACTGGACACCATGCACGGCGGCCCGGCGGCCGGCATGCAGGTCGCGCTGTTCACCACCGACGGCACGGAAGAAGACGCGCGTGCCACGCTGGTGCGGCGCTTCACGCTGAACGCGGACGGCCGCAGCGACGCGCCGCTCTACGACAACAGCACGTTGCGCGCGGGCACCTACCGGTTGGTGTTCGATGTCGCGGGCTACTTCAAGGCGCGCGGCGTGCAGCTGCCGGAGCCGAACTTCCTGAACCGCGTCGCGCTCGACTTCGGCGTCGCGCACACCGACGAGCACTACCATGTGCCGCTGCTGGTCAGCCCGTGGAGCTATTCGACCTACCGCGGGTCCTGA